Genomic segment of Candidatus Nanoarchaeia archaeon:
CCACCTATTGTATAGGTCTTTGATGCGCCTTCTTCAAGGATGTCTGAGACAGCTCCTCCCATCAATGTAAGGGTAGTCTGGTTGCCTGCAGGGTGGTTTGCCTTCAGGATGGTATATTCCTGACCAAGCAGGTTTATTTTTTTGTTCCTGATATCCTCAAGGAAGTTTCCTGGGCTTGCAGTGCTGTGATCTGACTTCAATGCTGGCGTAAAGGTAAGCTTGTACCTGTACACTGTTGCTCCTGACGGAATAAGGAAGTAAGGCTTTGCCATATTGTCGTCATCATCAGGATCCATGGTGTATTCAATCCTTCCTAGTGTTGGAAGATACAGTGTTTGGGTGTAGTCAAATGTCCCATGTTCATTGTTGATTGAGCCGTCTGCCAATGCAGTAGCGAGGTCTGACTTTGTTACTGAGGAAGTTATCCCAGACGCAGTCTCGTTAATCTCAAGCTTGTTGCTTGACTTCTCAATCTTCTTGTTTTCTCCAGAAAGGCTTATGGTTGCTGCAGTTCCTGTTGCAACAGATGATGTTGTTTTGGAGGAGTATTGCAAGCTGGTTGCAATGTCGATTGCTCCAAGAACATCCTGGGTAGCTGCACTTTCGCCAACAACGATGAGCGCATCAAACACTCCGTCCTTGACAAATGGCGCAGGGTATGTTGCTAAATCTGCTGCTGCCATAGCACTCAGCATGGTTGCTCCAACCATGGATAAGCCTGTACCTAAAGCAGCTATTTTCTTAATTGTTTTACTTATTTTCATCCTCTAAACACCTCCGTGTTTTTGGTAAGCTTGTTGCTGTCTCTGACAGCTTCATCTCTCGAGTCTACTATTGGAGCTCCATCGTTTATAAACTTTTCGGAACAATTCTCGACGAAAAAATGTGGTTTTTGGCAAGACACTGCTCTGGACAAGGAATTTTGCGGTTGCAGCACGTTGTTACTTTTGAATAGTATTTCCCCCCTCTGGCAATATTTGGCCGGCAGGCTTATAAATGGGGACTAGGCTTATGAGGCAGCCATTGCCCTGGTTTACCTTGTTCTTCTGCCATCTCTGCGGAGCTTAGCCTCAACCCTTCGTTTCATCACTCTTCTTTGGATCCTTTAATCCCTTGGCTATTGCTTCTGATACTGCTGAAACCGCACTACCCTAACATCCCCTGAGACTACCTACTCAGGTTGTACTGCCTATTATTACCCTATTATATATATGATGCCTATACTAGCGTAATCAGTTATAGCCAGCCGGGCTTGAAAGGCACAGTTGCTCTGGTGAATGTGGCATGGCCAGCCCAGGAGTCTTTAGACTGGCTTCGGTGAAAATCCAGCAGTGGCTTGCGAGTGAGCTCGTTCTCACTCGCTCATAAGCCGCCGGCTGCCGCCGGCTCGGCTTGTGTTGTCCGTCTGTATATATATCGTTGAAGCCCCGAAGGGGCCAATCCCCTCAACTCAGTCTATGGCAATCATTAAGGGCCTCGCAAAAAAGGCGGCAGCCTTGATTTTCAAAGCCCTTTAGGCCTAAATCTTTTTATAGCAAGCCAGGTTACATCTCTGTGATGCGGAGATGCCGGAGTGGCCAAACGGGACAGGCTTAGGTATCTGGTGATGTGGTTACCTGTTGGCTTAGACAGAACGAGGCTAAACCTTCGTTTTGGAGCAGTGCCTACGCAGGTTCGAATCCTGCTCTCCGCAGTGAATGAAATAAACGAGGAGAGCAGACCAGGAATGAGTGCAGCGAATTCCGCTGCCTGCTCTCCGCAGTGAACGAAGTGAACAAGGGAGCAGACCAGCAACAGAGTTGTGCTGCCTACTCTCCGCAGTTGTCTGTTACCAACTCAATAAACCAATAAGGGGCAAGAATATTACCCTATAACTGCTCCAAAGCCCCTACCTAAGGGTCTGCCAGGTGTAGCTTCTCAGCCTAGAACTCTTGCCATAGCCGCAGCTGGAACAAATCTTCTTTCTCACATGATAGCTGTGCTTGCTGCATCTCCTACAGTGAATATGGGTTTTTCCTTTGTTCTTCTTACCCATTGAAGGAGTTCCTTTTGTCATAGCTACCTCTGCGGAGAAATGAGTATTATCGTATCTCCCCGTATAAACACTGTTCCGAGCTTCCTCTGCATTTCACCATTCACGAGCTCTTCAGCTCCTTCCAGAACTATATTAATATGGATATCAAAGGCCTTAAGAATCCCTTGGATTTGCTTGGTGTTCTTCAGGTCCACAATGACTCTTTTATCTCTTGCACTGTTTAATGCATCTAATGGCCTTGATGATTCTTGCATTGTATCCTCCTCCATGTTGCAAACCCTCTATTCTTTTTAAATCTTGTGCTGCTAAGTTGTTAATGTCTTATCCCGAAACTATTTCCCTACGGTGAGTTACATTGGAGCATGAAACTCACCAGAGGAAGCTTATGGAGACCATAAGGCGCAAGAATGATGGCTGGACAACCTATCAAGCGAGGAAAATAGCCCGTGTTAGTATTAGGCGAGTGAACCAAGTTTACTCTGAGTACTTGGAAACCGGAAAGGTTCCTGAGATCGGCAGGAATAACGGCAGACCTTCTAAACCAGTTGAGGATTGGGAAATAGGTCTTGTACGGGTTGCCTGGGTTAAGTACAGAGTGTCAGCAGACACTCTAGAACCGCTCATTGAGCGGGATTATGGCAGGCACATCGGTCATAACAGGATCCATAAGATAATGCTCACGCTTGGGTTTGCCAAGCCGAAAGCAAAGAAGGATGTGCGTAAGAAAGAGTGGATACGATATGAGCGAAGGCACAGCCTGACAGCTGTCCATATTGACTGGCACTATGACTGCGTAAACTATGTTTTTGCGGTTATTGATGATGCCAGCAGGAAAATCTTGGCACTGCTGGAATGCAATAGTGCAACCACTGACTTCTCAATCCAGGGGATGGAAGAAGCCTTGAAGCAGGGCAAGATACGGCAATGCATTTCTGACCACGGAGCACAGTTCATTGCCAATATCGGAGGGGATTCAAGGTTCAAGGCTTATCTTGAAAGCAAGGGTGTCCAGCAGATACTGTGCAGGATAAAGCATCCTCAAAGCAACGGCAAGATAGAGAAATGGTTCGAAATATACGACAGACACAGACATGCGTTCGACAGCAAGGAAGAGTTTCTGCATTGGTACAACGAGGTAAGACCGCATCGAAGCTTACGCTTCGAGATTCTGGAAACTCCAGAGCAGGCATTTGTCAGGAAGATGAAAAAGGAGGCTTAATAAACATGAAACGAATTAAGCTATCGAAGGGAAATACTTTCAGGATAGCACAG
This window contains:
- a CDS encoding 50S ribosomal protein L37e translates to MTKGTPSMGKKNKGKTHIHCRRCSKHSYHVRKKICSSCGYGKSSRLRSYTWQTLR
- a CDS encoding LSm family protein, translated to MEEDTMQESSRPLDALNSARDKRVIVDLKNTKQIQGILKAFDIHINIVLEGAEELVNGEMQRKLGTVFIRGDTIILISPQR
- a CDS encoding DDE-type integrase/transposase/recombinase; translation: METIRRKNDGWTTYQARKIARVSIRRVNQVYSEYLETGKVPEIGRNNGRPSKPVEDWEIGLVRVAWVKYRVSADTLEPLIERDYGRHIGHNRIHKIMLTLGFAKPKAKKDVRKKEWIRYERRHSLTAVHIDWHYDCVNYVFAVIDDASRKILALLECNSATTDFSIQGMEEALKQGKIRQCISDHGAQFIANIGGDSRFKAYLESKGVQQILCRIKHPQSNGKIEKWFEIYDRHRHAFDSKEEFLHWYNEVRPHRSLRFEILETPEQAFVRKMKKEA